Genomic window (Streptomyces liliiviolaceus):
CGCGTCCAGCGCGAAGGACGTCAGCAGAACCCGCATGGCCGGTCCTTTCTCTGCGGCGGTGTCACGACGGCTGCCGTCACGCGGAGGTGGTCAGGGTGAAGCGCAGGACTCCGCCCAGGACGGGGGAGCGCATCCGGCGCTGGACACCGTCGGCCGGGGCCAGGTGCGGGTGGCGCTCCCGCAGGGTGCGTACCGCGGTCTCCGCCTGGAGCCGGGCGAACGCCCCGAAGAGAGAGGTGTGCGGGCCGGACAGCGCCAACTGCCCCTGCCCCACGGGCCGGGTGAGGTCGAAGTGGTCCGGCGCCAGGAACACCTCGGGGTCCCGGCCCGCCGCGCCCACATGGACGACGACCTGCGCGCCGGCGGGGACGTCCTGACCGGCCAGCGTGAGGTCCTCGGCGGCGATCCGGCTCTCCAGCCGCACCGGCGGCGCGTGACGCAGCGTCTCCTCCACCGCCCCGGCGGCGAGTTCCGGGCTCTCGCCGAGCAGCGCCCACTGCCTGGGGTGCGCGAGCAGCGCCTCCACGGCGTTGTTGATCAGTCCGGCGGCGAACTCGACGCCCACCGCGGCGGTCAGCACCCCGACCGCGAGCGCGTCCTCGGCGGCCGAGGCGCCGGAACCGCCGGAGGTGTCGGCGCGCAGCACCGTGCTGAGCAGGTCGTCGCCCGGCTCGGTCCGCCGCGCCGCGACGAGGTCGGCGACGAGGGCGCGTACGTCCTCGACCGCCTCGGTGAGCCGGCGGGTGACGGCGAGCGGCTGCGGGCACAGCGCCGCGTCGAGCGCGACCCCCAGCGCGAGACACGCGTGGGCGAACCGCTCGCGCTGCGCGTCCGGGACCCCGAGCAGCGCGGCGGCGGCCTCGGTGGCCACCGGGCGGGAGTAGTCCGCCATGAGGTCGAAGGAGGCGCCGAGCCCGTCGGCGGTCTCCTGGTGGACGCGTTCGGCGTGCTTGCGGTGGCCGTCCGCCGCGCCCGCGCCGAGCACCGGGGCCGCCGCCCGCTCCCAGCGCGCGTGGTCGGCGCCCGAGGCGTGCAGGAAGGCCCGGTCCAGCGGGATGATGTGGCACAGCAGCGGGTTGCTCCACGCGTCCGAGAAGACGTGCCGCTGCGGGCCCGGCAGATCGGCGTGCCGCAGGCTCAGGCGCGGGTCGGCCAGCACCTCGGCGGCCACCGCGTGCCGGCCGGTGACCCAGGCCCCGGCGGCGCTCTGCCACAGCGGGGTCTCCGCCTCCCGTATCCGGCGGGCCAGCACCACCGGGTCGTCGCTCTCCGCGCGCAGGGTCAGGGCGTACGGGTCGCCGCTGGTCCCGTAGATCCAGTGGAAGCCGCGGGCGGTCAGCAGATGGCGGCCGAGCTCGCTGTCGGTCTGCTGGATCTGCTGGGTCCGCCGGTCCTGCTCGGGTGCGGCGGGGGTCGTCTCGTCGGTTTCCGTGTCGGTCACGGCAGTCTCCTTCGGGGCGGGGTGGGGCACGGCTGTGGCAGCGGGGCGTGGTGCGGGTCTCAGGTGAGGGACAGGCCGCCGTCGACCGCGAGGACCGCGCCGGTCGCGTAGGCGGCGCGCGGGTCGGTGAGCTGGACCGCCCACCAGGCGACGTCCTCCGGGCGGCCGACCCGGCCGGCCGGGACGACGGTGGCGATGTGCTGGAGGAAGCCCGCGTAGGCCTCCGGCGTCATGCCGGACCGTTCACCGATACCGGTGTCGATCACGCCCGGGGCGAGGCCCAGGACCCGGATGCCGCGGGCCGCCAGTTCCACGGCCCAGGTCCGGGTGAGGAAGTCGAGCCCGGCCTTGGCGGCGCCGTAGATCCCGTTCTCCGGCCAGGCGCGGCGGTACAGCGCGCCGGCCGAGCCGATGTTCAGCACGGTCCCGCCGCCGTCGGCCGCGAGGGCGTCCAGGGTCTGCCGGGTGAGCAGCAGCGGGGCCAGGAGGTTGGTGTCGAGCTGGTCGCGGGCCGCCTCCCGCTTGGTCTCCGCGAGGGCGGCGAAACCGCCGGAGGCCGCGTTGTTGACCAGCACGTCGATACGGCCGAACGCGTTCAGCGCCGCGTCGGTGACGGCCCGCGGGGTGTCCGGGTCGGTGAGGTCGGCGGTGAGGACGTCGATGCCGGGACGTCCCTCGGCGGTCCGGGCGAGGGTCGCGGGCGTGCGGCCCACGACGAGCACGCGGTCGCCGCGGTCGGCGAAGGCACGGGCCACGGCCCGCCCGATCCCGGTGCCGCCGCCGGTGACGATGACGCCCCGGGGTGCGGCGGGGTCCCGTGCCGTGCTCGGTGCGGGGGTCGCGCCGGTGTCCTGTGCCGTGTTCGTGCCCTGTGCGGCGTCCGTGTCCTGTGCCGTGTTCGTGTCGGGTGTCGCGCTCATGTCCGGGACCGTAGGCCGGGGCGCTCGATTCGCGGTCGACTCCCGCTACGGCCGGTCGTCACGGGTCACCACCCTGTCCCTGACCAGCAGGTGGCCCGCCTCGCGCACGAGGACGTCACGGCAGACGCACACCAGGTGCAGCCGGGCGGGGCCGCCGCGCGGGACGGCGACGATCGACACCAGGCTCTCGGCGGTCAGCGAGCCGTCGTCGGCCGGGGTGACGGTGAGCATGCCGACGTAGTGGCGGTGGGTCTCCCCGGCGGCGGCGAGGCCCGCGGCGGCCTGCCGGGCGCCCTCGGTCAGGGCCGGGCGACCGCGTACGGGCTCCGGGAGCGAGGGCGGCTTGAAGGCGCCGTCCTCGGTGAAGGTGCCGGCCCAGGTCTCGGCCTCGCCCGAGTCGAGGTCCCGCATCTGCCGTGCGTAGAAGTGCTGTACCTCGGCGTAGACGTCCGCCGGGGCCGTCGGGGCCTGTGCTGCCATGCGTGTTCCTTCCGCCGCTCCCGTTCCCGGGTTCCGGGTGGGGTCACGACGGTGGCAGTGAGCCCTCCAGGATCGGTCGAGTGCCGGACAGGCCCTGACGCTGGCGGCCGTACAGCCGGGCTCCAACGCTTCTCTAGCCTCGCTGGTGAGCATGGGCTGGCTTGCAGGAACCCATCGCCGGGAGGCTCGTGTGCGCATCATCGACCTGTCCTCACCCGTGGACGCGGCGGGTTTTGAACCCGATCCCGTGGTGCACGACGTGCTCGGCCCGAAGGAGGCCGCCACGCACATGAGCGAGGAGATGCGCGACCACTTCGGGATCGACTTCGATCCGGCGGTCCTGCCGGAGGGCGAGTTCCTCTCGCTCGACCGGCTCCAGCTGACGACCCACACCGGGACGCACATCGACGCGCCCTCGCACTACGGCACGCGCGCCTCCTACCGGGACGGCCCGCCCCGGCACATCGACGAGATGCCGCTCGACTGGTTCTTCCGGCCCGCGGTGGTCCTCGACCTGAGCGACCAGGGCACCGGCGCGGTCGGCGCCGACGTGCTGGAGCGGGAGCTGGACCGGATCGGCCACACCCTGTCGCCCATGGACATCGTGCTGCTGCGCACCGGCGCCGACGCGTGGTCGGGGACGCAGAAGTACTTCACGGACTTCACCGGCCTCGACGGCTCGGCCGTGCACCTGCTGCTCGACCAGGGCGTACGGGTGATCGGCACGGACGCCTTCAGCCTGGACGCGCCGTTCGGCGACATCATCGGCCGCTACCGCGAGACCGGGGACCGCTCGGTGCTCTGGCCCGCCCACATGATCGGCCGCGACCGGGAGTACTGCCAGATCGAACGGCTCGCGGGGCTGGACCAGTTGCCCGTCTCCCGCGGCTTCCGGCTCGCCTGCTTCCCCGTACGGATCGCCGGTGCGGGCGCGGGCTGGGCGAGGGCGGTGGCACTGCTCGACGAGGACGAGTGAGAGACCGGCCGGGCGGCACGGCGGCCTGGCGGACCACGTTCCACGCCCACCAGGGCGACAACGGGAGGAGAGACACATGTACGGCCGGGAACTCGCGGACGTGTACGAGGCCGTCTACCGCAGCCGGGGCAAGGACTGGGGGGAGGAGGCCGCGGACGTCTCGCGGCTCATCGCCGAACGCCGCCCGGGAGCGGACTCGCTGCTCGACGTCGCCTGCGGCACGGGCGCCCATCTCAGCGTGTTCGGCGAGCGGTTCGAGGTCGCCGAGGGGCTGGAGATCGCGGAGCCGATGCGCCGGCTCGCCGAGCAGCGGCTGCCGGGCACCACGGTCCACGCGGGCGACATGCGCGACTTCTCGCTGGGCCGCACCTACACCGCGGTGAGCTGCATGTTCTGCGCCATCGGCTATCTGGGGACGCTGGACGACATGCGGTCCGCCGTCCGGTCGATGGCCGCGCACCTGGAGCCCGGCGGCGTCCTGGTCGTCGAACCCTGGTGGTTCCCCGAGAACTTCATCGAGGGCTATGTCGCGGGTGACCTGGCCCGTGAGGAGCACCGCACGATCGCGCGGATCTCGCACACCACCCGCAAGGGCCGGGCCACCCGCATGGAGGTCCGTTTCACCGTGGGGGACGCCGCCGGTATCCAGCAGTTCACCGAGATCGACGTACTGCACCTGTTCACCAAGGAGGAGTACGCCGCCGCGTTCACCGACGCGGGCTGCTCCGTGGAATTCCTGGAGGACGGTCCCACCGGCCGCGGCCTTTTCGTCGGTGTACGCGAGAAGACCGGCGTACGCGAGAAGAACTGAGAGAAGCCGGCCGGGAAGAGACCGGGCGGGCGGCGGCCGGGATGCTCAGGGCGCCATTTCGCGGGCCACCGACATCACGTACTGGCCGTATCCCGACTGGGACATCTTCTCGCCGAGCCGGTAGCAGTCGTCCGCGTCGATGAATCCCATCCGGAGCGCGACCTCCTCGACGCAGGCGATGCGCACACCCTGCCGTTCTTCGAGGGTCCGCACATATTGGGCGGCCTGGAGCAGGGATTCCGGAGTTCCGGCGTCGAGCCAGGCGAAACCGCGGCCGAGGTCGACCAGACGGGCTCGGCCGCGGGCCAGGTAATTCCGGTTGACGTCGGTGATCTCCAGTTCTCCGCGCGCCGAGGGGCGGAGATTCTTGGCGATGTCCACCACTTCGTTGTCGTAGAGATAGAGCCCGGTGATGGCGAGGTCGGAGCGCGGCCGGGCCGGCTTCTCCTCCAGGGACACCAGACGCCCCGACGCGTCGGTCTCGCCCACCCCGTAGCGCTCCGGGTCCTCCACGGGATAACCGAACAGCACACAGCCCTGTACGTCCCTGACGTTGCTCTGGAGCAGGTCGTAGAAGTGGTAGCCGTGGAAGATGTTGTCGCCCAGGACCAGCGCCACGTCGTCGTCGCCCACATGGTCGGCGCCGATCACGAAGGCCTCGGCCAGCCCGGCCGGCCGGTTCTGCACCGCGTAGTCGATATGGACGCCGAGCTGCGAGCCGTCGCCCAGAAGGGTGCGGAACTGGTCCAGGTCGCGCTCGGTGCAGATGAGCAGGATCTCCTTGATGTCCGCGAGCATCAGTACCGAGAGCGGATAGTAGATCATCGGCTTGTCGCCGACCGGGAGAAGCTGCTTCGATACGGAAACGGTTATCGGATGGAGCCTTGTTCCCGTACCGCCGGCGAGAATAATCCCCTTCATGGGTATGCCCCTGTCCTCGATTTCTGCCCATGCTAACGACCGAATTAGTTCGGCAGCAAGCAGGAAAGTTCCTGGTCCAGGGAAATTCGAGTGGTAATAGAGGGAGAACTTGGGTTGTGGGCCGGCCCGGCAATGTGATGTGCTGCGAGGGGATGGTGACGCCCTGCGGCAAGGCAATAGTGTCAGCAATGGGAGGGAAGCGAATTCGATGACGACTCTCGTATGGGACTACCGGCAGGAATACGAGAACGAACGCGCCGATATTCTGGACGCCGTGGAAACGGTCTTCAACTCGGGTCAGCTCGTCCTCGGTGACAGTGTCCGCGGCTTCGAGCAGGAGTTCGCCGGCTACCACGGCGCGAGCCACTGCGTCGGCGTCGACAACGGCACCAACGCGATCAAGCTGGCGCTCCAGTCGCTCGGCGTCGGCCCCGGGGACGAGGTCGTCACGGTGTCCAACACCGCGGCCCCCACCGTGATCGCGATCGACTCGGTGGGCGCCACCCCGGTGTTCGTCGACGTCCACCCGGACAGCTACCTCATGGACACCGCGCAGGTGGCCGCCGTCCTCACCCCCCGGACCCGGTGCCTGCTCCCCGTCCACCTCTACGGGCAGTGCGTCGACCTGGCGCCCCTGGAGGCGCTCGCCGCCGAGCACGGACTGGTCCTCGTCGAGGACTGCGCCCAGGCCCACGGCGCCCGCCGCGACGGACGGCTGGCCGGCACGACCGGGGACGCCGCCGCCTTCTCCTTCTACCCGACGAAGGTGCTCGGCGCCTACGGCGACGGCGGGGCCGTGGTGACCTCCCGGGACGACGCCCACCGGGCCCTGCGCCGGCTGCGCTACTACGGCATGGAGGAGCGGTACTACGTCGTCGGCACCCCGGGCCACAACTCCCGGCTCGACGAGGTGCAGGCCGAGATCCTGCGGCGCAAACTGGGCCGCCTCGACACCTACGTACAAGGGCGGCAGGCCGTCGCCCGCCGCTACGAGGAGGGGCTCGGCGACACCGACCTGGTGCTGCCGCACACGGTCCCCGGCAACGAGCACGTGTACTACGTCTACACGGTGCGCCACCCCCGGCGCGACGACATCATCAAGGCCCTGAAGACGTACGACATCGAGCTGAACATCAGCTATCCCTGGCCGGTGCACACGATGTCCGGGTTCGCCCACCTCGGCTACGGGGCGGGCTCGCTGCCCGTCACCGAGGAACTGGCGGGCCAGATCTTCTCGCTGCCCATGTATCCGGCCCTCGCGCCGGACGTCCAGGACAAGGTGATCAGCGCGGTGCGTGACGTGCTGGACAGCCTCTGAACCCGTGCGGCGGGCCCGCCCCGGCCCGCCCCGCGCACACCGAAGGCCCGGCGGAGGGATCCCGCCGGGCCTTCGGTGTGCAGAGGGGGCACGCCCCCGGGGTCAGCCGGTGGCGTCGGCCGCCCGCAGGGCGCGCCAGCACGCCACCAGGCTCCTCGCCTGCACATTGAGGTAGTGGCTGTGCCGCAGCAGCCGCGTCAGCTGGTCCATCGTCAGCCAGCGGTAGTCGGGGTGGCCGGGATCCTCGGGGACGTCGCTGTCCACGATCAGATAGCGGTTGCGGGCGTGGAAGAAACGGCCGCCCTCCTCGGAGAGCACGGCCTCGTAGCGGATGCGTCCGGGCCCGGCGGCCAGCACCTCGTCGAGGTGGCGGGGCCGGGCCGCGGGCGGCAGCCAGCCGTAGCTGTCCGGCACGCACTGCACGGTCGGCGCCAGTTCCACCACGTCCGCGTAGCCGGGCTCGGTGCGGGCGTGCATCAGGACGTGCGGCTCCCCGCCGATCTCCCGGGTCAGGAACGCGATGACGCCCGTGCCGCGCGGCTCGATCATCGGCTGGCGCCAGGTGCCGACCTCGCGTCCCGCGGCCGTCACCGAGACCCCGATGACGTCGAAGAAGCCGCCGCTCTCGTGCGCGTAGCCCATCTCGCCGTGCCGCCACTCGTCGAGCGCGTTGAGGGCGATCCGCTCGGTGTGCACCGAGGCCAGCGACCGGGCGCCGGCGATCCAGCTCAGCACGTCGGTCATCCCGTGCAGGGCGCCGTCCGGCCGCGAGGCGTGCGGCAGACACGCCAGTACGGTGCGCGCGTCCATGTTGATGATGTCGTCACGCGACAGCAGCCGGTACAGCTGCCCGAGCGTGAACCAGCGGAAGCCCTCCAGGACCTCCACCTCGGTGGTCGTCTCCACCACCATGTTGCGGTTGCGCTTGCGGTAGAACCAGGCGCCCTGCTCCGACTGCCGGACGTCCGCGAGCACCCGGTGCCGCGAGGTGTCCCGGAAGTAGTCCACGTACGGCACGGGTTTGCCCTTGTGGACGCCGGTGTAGTTGCTGCGGGTCGCCTGCACGGTGGGGGACAGCTGCAGTCCGCCGGGGTTGCCCGGTTCCGCCTTGGCCTGCATCAGGAAGTGCGGGACCCCGTCGAACTCCTTGATCAGGATGCCGAGGATGCCGACCTCGGGCTGGTCGATGAT
Coding sequences:
- a CDS encoding cytochrome P450 family protein; the encoded protein is MTDTETDETTPAAPEQDRRTQQIQQTDSELGRHLLTARGFHWIYGTSGDPYALTLRAESDDPVVLARRIREAETPLWQSAAGAWVTGRHAVAAEVLADPRLSLRHADLPGPQRHVFSDAWSNPLLCHIIPLDRAFLHASGADHARWERAAAPVLGAGAADGHRKHAERVHQETADGLGASFDLMADYSRPVATEAAAALLGVPDAQRERFAHACLALGVALDAALCPQPLAVTRRLTEAVEDVRALVADLVAARRTEPGDDLLSTVLRADTSGGSGASAAEDALAVGVLTAAVGVEFAAGLINNAVEALLAHPRQWALLGESPELAAGAVEETLRHAPPVRLESRIAAEDLTLAGQDVPAGAQVVVHVGAAGRDPEVFLAPDHFDLTRPVGQGQLALSGPHTSLFGAFARLQAETAVRTLRERHPHLAPADGVQRRMRSPVLGGVLRFTLTTSA
- a CDS encoding SDR family NAD(P)-dependent oxidoreductase — protein: MSATPDTNTAQDTDAAQGTNTAQDTGATPAPSTARDPAAPRGVIVTGGGTGIGRAVARAFADRGDRVLVVGRTPATLARTAEGRPGIDVLTADLTDPDTPRAVTDAALNAFGRIDVLVNNAASGGFAALAETKREAARDQLDTNLLAPLLLTRQTLDALAADGGGTVLNIGSAGALYRRAWPENGIYGAAKAGLDFLTRTWAVELAARGIRVLGLAPGVIDTGIGERSGMTPEAYAGFLQHIATVVPAGRVGRPEDVAWWAVQLTDPRAAYATGAVLAVDGGLSLT
- a CDS encoding nuclear transport factor 2 family protein, coding for MAAQAPTAPADVYAEVQHFYARQMRDLDSGEAETWAGTFTEDGAFKPPSLPEPVRGRPALTEGARQAAAGLAAAGETHRHYVGMLTVTPADDGSLTAESLVSIVAVPRGGPARLHLVCVCRDVLVREAGHLLVRDRVVTRDDRP
- a CDS encoding cyclase family protein, yielding MRIIDLSSPVDAAGFEPDPVVHDVLGPKEAATHMSEEMRDHFGIDFDPAVLPEGEFLSLDRLQLTTHTGTHIDAPSHYGTRASYRDGPPRHIDEMPLDWFFRPAVVLDLSDQGTGAVGADVLERELDRIGHTLSPMDIVLLRTGADAWSGTQKYFTDFTGLDGSAVHLLLDQGVRVIGTDAFSLDAPFGDIIGRYRETGDRSVLWPAHMIGRDREYCQIERLAGLDQLPVSRGFRLACFPVRIAGAGAGWARAVALLDEDE
- a CDS encoding class I SAM-dependent methyltransferase → MYGRELADVYEAVYRSRGKDWGEEAADVSRLIAERRPGADSLLDVACGTGAHLSVFGERFEVAEGLEIAEPMRRLAEQRLPGTTVHAGDMRDFSLGRTYTAVSCMFCAIGYLGTLDDMRSAVRSMAAHLEPGGVLVVEPWWFPENFIEGYVAGDLAREEHRTIARISHTTRKGRATRMEVRFTVGDAAGIQQFTEIDVLHLFTKEEYAAAFTDAGCSVEFLEDGPTGRGLFVGVREKTGVREKN
- the rfbA gene encoding glucose-1-phosphate thymidylyltransferase RfbA, with product MKGIILAGGTGTRLHPITVSVSKQLLPVGDKPMIYYPLSVLMLADIKEILLICTERDLDQFRTLLGDGSQLGVHIDYAVQNRPAGLAEAFVIGADHVGDDDVALVLGDNIFHGYHFYDLLQSNVRDVQGCVLFGYPVEDPERYGVGETDASGRLVSLEEKPARPRSDLAITGLYLYDNEVVDIAKNLRPSARGELEITDVNRNYLARGRARLVDLGRGFAWLDAGTPESLLQAAQYVRTLEERQGVRIACVEEVALRMGFIDADDCYRLGEKMSQSGYGQYVMSVAREMAP
- a CDS encoding DegT/DnrJ/EryC1/StrS family aminotransferase encodes the protein MTTLVWDYRQEYENERADILDAVETVFNSGQLVLGDSVRGFEQEFAGYHGASHCVGVDNGTNAIKLALQSLGVGPGDEVVTVSNTAAPTVIAIDSVGATPVFVDVHPDSYLMDTAQVAAVLTPRTRCLLPVHLYGQCVDLAPLEALAAEHGLVLVEDCAQAHGARRDGRLAGTTGDAAAFSFYPTKVLGAYGDGGAVVTSRDDAHRALRRLRYYGMEERYYVVGTPGHNSRLDEVQAEILRRKLGRLDTYVQGRQAVARRYEEGLGDTDLVLPHTVPGNEHVYYVYTVRHPRRDDIIKALKTYDIELNISYPWPVHTMSGFAHLGYGAGSLPVTEELAGQIFSLPMYPALAPDVQDKVISAVRDVLDSL
- a CDS encoding NDP-hexose 2,3-dehydratase family protein, which translates into the protein MADVTARIARSAAAVESPRTDLAGFDDWFAEYGEQIYTTAERIPLAALDQWYQTPVTGDLRHRSGKFFTVHGLRVHDPGNAVPWWDQPIIDQPEVGILGILIKEFDGVPHFLMQAKAEPGNPGGLQLSPTVQATRSNYTGVHKGKPVPYVDYFRDTSRHRVLADVRQSEQGAWFYRKRNRNMVVETTTEVEVLEGFRWFTLGQLYRLLSRDDIINMDARTVLACLPHASRPDGALHGMTDVLSWIAGARSLASVHTERIALNALDEWRHGEMGYAHESGGFFDVIGVSVTAAGREVGTWRQPMIEPRGTGVIAFLTREIGGEPHVLMHARTEPGYADVVELAPTVQCVPDSYGWLPPAARPRHLDEVLAAGPGRIRYEAVLSEEGGRFFHARNRYLIVDSDVPEDPGHPDYRWLTMDQLTRLLRHSHYLNVQARSLVACWRALRAADATG